In Streptomyces paludis, the genomic stretch CGGCTGCCGCGTGCCCCTTCGGGGCACTATCCGGTGGCCGTCACGCCCCGGTCGGCAGCACGACGCGGGAGCAGCCGGCGCGGCACCTCGGTCGGCCAGTGCGCGAGCGCGGCCGTCGCCCCGTACCAGGAGGCGAGGCCCGCCACGGCCGCGACCCAGCCGGCGACCTTGAAGAACACCGTCGACTCGCCGAAGAGCCCGATCGCTATCAGCAGCAGCGCGACCGTGAACAGCCCGTACGCCCCCTGGAAGAGGCGTCCGGCGCCCCCGGCGCCCAGGGTCAGGCTGAACGCCAGCAGGGCCCACAGGACGATGAAGAGCCCCGCCGCGTTCGACGACACGAGGTCGCCGGAGCTGATCGCCCAGATGAACCAGAAGGCGCCGAAGCCCGCGAAGGCCGTGCCGGTGGGTGTGTCGCCCGTCCGCAGGGCGAGCAGCCCGGCGAGGAACAGCGTCCCGCCGCC encodes the following:
- a CDS encoding GPR1/FUN34/YaaH family transporter — encoded protein: MDNDVSAGSTTSTSVLGHLALGLTLLAFGIGQTRAIDGVVAATSLPLALYLGGGTLFLAGLLALRTGDTPTGTAFAGFGAFWFIWAISSGDLVSSNAAGLFIVLWALLAFSLTLGAGGAGRLFQGAYGLFTVALLLIAIGLFGESTVFFKVAGWVAAVAGLASWYGATAALAHWPTEVPRRLLPRRAADRGVTATG